Proteins encoded together in one Anopheles darlingi chromosome 3, idAnoDarlMG_H_01, whole genome shotgun sequence window:
- the LOC125953272 gene encoding sodium/potassium/calcium exchanger 4-like isoform X2, whose protein sequence is MVKPGTKTANDQSSSFGIRNRKVRIAFVLRVLFVLCLGSLHVVNLALGPVLDKDFHGSVRQPVSHGGAARRLLTIPQSEVELLDLLNQTVPPDALYGTTAVPGGGGGGGDNVTEPEPHERNCTPAAIFEFPSDGFTREDRRHGWILVHVVVACYCFWLLAIVCDDYFVPAIELMCKKLQVKEDVAGATFMAAASSSPELFINCVGTFVTKGDLGVGAVVGSAVFNILAVPAVCGLLGGQVVQLRWWPVTRDSMMYGMAVIGLIAVLYDDRVMWYEATVLVSAYVLYIAAMYCNDPINRFMSKTFRRKSYVRPYTEVTEISPLLSNGANGKTGETNKNGSNAQHACDSDASDDSFEDYELATSPWNHRDDNLMAFICRWPITFILWVTIPDCRRYPRLRLVTFFACIFWIGITSYFVAFLITVVGDTIDIPDSVMGLTFLAAGTSVPEAVSSIIVTNQGHGEMGISNSIGSNTFDILLCLGLPWLIKSLAFPAVPGERWVSLNSSGLTYSAISLLSTLCGLYMAFWFNRFKLDWKVGLTCLSMYIGFLTVSSLIELNVFFPVNVPTCPH, encoded by the exons ATGGTAAAACCTGGGACTAAAACCGCAAACGATCAGTCGTCATCGTTCGGTATCCGCAATCGCAAAGTGCGCATAGCGTTTGTGCTGCGAGTGCTGTTTGTGCTGTGTTTAGGATCGTTGCATGTAGTTAACCTAGCCCTTGGTCCAGTCTTGGATAAAGATTTCCATGGCTCCGTACGCCAGCCCGTGAGTCACGGCGGTGCAGCTCGCCGTTTGCTTACCATTCCCCAGAGTGAAGTAGAGCTGTTGGATCTGCTGAATCAGACTGTACCGCCGGACGCACTCTACGGTACGACAGCagtgcccggtggtggtggtggtggtggtgataacgtgaccgaaccggaaccacaTGAGCGCAACTGCACACCGGCGGCCATTTTTGAATTTCCCTCGGATGGATTTACGCGCGAGGACCGGCGGCATGGCTGGATACTGGTGCACGTGGTGGTCGCCTGTTACTGCTtctggctgctggcgatcGTGTGCGATGATTACTTTGTGCCCGCGATTGAGCTGATGTGCAAAA AGCTGCAGGTTAAGGAAGATGTTGCTGGAGCTACCTTCATGGCAGCTGCCTCCTCCAGCCCAGAACTGTTTATCAACTGTGTCGGGACGTTCGTCACGAAGGGTGATCTCGGTGTAGGGGCTGTCGTTGGATCGGCCGTGTTTAACATTCTGGCCGTACCGGCCGTATGTGGGTTGCTGGGTGGACAG GTTGTTCAGCTGAGATGGTGGCCAGTTACGCGGGATTCCATGATGTACGGTATGGCGGTTATTGGGTTGATAGCGGTGCTATACGACGATCGTGTCATGTGGTACGAGGCGACCGTTCTCGTATCTGCCTACGTACTATACATTGCAG CCATGTACTGCAACGATCCAATTAATCGGTTTATGTCGAAAACGTTCCGTCGGAAGTCTTACGTTCGTCCGTACACGGAAGTGACCGAAATATCGCCCTTACTGTCGAATGGCGCGAATGGCAAAACGGGTGAAACGAACAAGAACGGGTCCAACGCACAGCACGCCTGTGATAGCGATGCCAGTGATGACAGCTTCGAGGACTACG AGCTTGCCACCTCGCCGTGGAATCACCGGGACGACAATCTGATGGCGTTCATCTGCCGCTGGCCAATAACGTTCATCCTTTGGGTGACAATCCCCGACTGTCGTCGTTATCCACGGCTTCGGTTGGTAACGTTTTTCGCTTGCATCTTCTGGATCGGTATCACATCCTACTTCGTCGCATTTCTTATCACGGTCGTCG GTGACACGATCGACATCCCGGACTCGGTGATGGGACTAACGTTCCTGGCGGCCGGAACCAGCGTACCGGAGGCCGTGTcgagcatcatcgtcaccaatcAGGGCCATGGTGAGATGGGCATCAGCAACTCGATCGGCTCGAACACGTTCGACATTCTGCTCTGCCTGGGATTACCGTGGCTAATCAAGTCGCTCGCCTTCCCGGCCGTTCCCGGGGAACGCTGGGTATCGCTGAACTCTTCTGGCTTGACGTACTCCGCCATCTCGCTGCTGTCCACACTGTGCGGGTTGTATATGGCGTTTTGGTTCAACCGCTTCAAGCTGGACTGGAAGGTGGGCCTTACCTGCCTTTCGATGTACATCGGCTTCCTGACCGTCTCCAGTTTGATCGAGCTAAATGTATTTTTCCCAGTGAATGTTCCTACCTGTCCGCACTGA
- the LOC125953272 gene encoding sodium/potassium/calcium exchanger 3-like isoform X1 → MVKPGTKTANDQSSSFGIRNRKVRIAFVLRVLFVLCLGSLHVVNLALGPVLDKDFHGSVRQPVSHGGAARRLLTIPQSEVELLDLLNQTVPPDALYGTTAVPGGGGGGGDNVTEPEPHERNCTPAAIFEFPSDGFTREDRRHGWILVHVVVACYCFWLLAIVCDDYFVPAIELMCKKLQVKEDVAGATFMAAASSSPELFINCVGTFVTKGDLGVGAVVGSAVFNILAVPAVCGLLGGQVVQLRWWPVTRDSMMYGMAVIGLIAVLYDDRVMWYEATVLVSAYVLYIAAMYCNDPINRFMSKTFRRKSYVRPYTEVTEISPLLSNGANGKTGETNKNGSNAQHACDSDASDDSFEDYVRLLDALFPLPPELATSPWNHRDDNLMAFICRWPITFILWVTIPDCRRYPRLRLVTFFACIFWIGITSYFVAFLITVVGDTIDIPDSVMGLTFLAAGTSVPEAVSSIIVTNQGHGEMGISNSIGSNTFDILLCLGLPWLIKSLAFPAVPGERWVSLNSSGLTYSAISLLSTLCGLYMAFWFNRFKLDWKVGLTCLSMYIGFLTVSSLIELNVFFPVNVPTCPH, encoded by the exons ATGGTAAAACCTGGGACTAAAACCGCAAACGATCAGTCGTCATCGTTCGGTATCCGCAATCGCAAAGTGCGCATAGCGTTTGTGCTGCGAGTGCTGTTTGTGCTGTGTTTAGGATCGTTGCATGTAGTTAACCTAGCCCTTGGTCCAGTCTTGGATAAAGATTTCCATGGCTCCGTACGCCAGCCCGTGAGTCACGGCGGTGCAGCTCGCCGTTTGCTTACCATTCCCCAGAGTGAAGTAGAGCTGTTGGATCTGCTGAATCAGACTGTACCGCCGGACGCACTCTACGGTACGACAGCagtgcccggtggtggtggtggtggtggtgataacgtgaccgaaccggaaccacaTGAGCGCAACTGCACACCGGCGGCCATTTTTGAATTTCCCTCGGATGGATTTACGCGCGAGGACCGGCGGCATGGCTGGATACTGGTGCACGTGGTGGTCGCCTGTTACTGCTtctggctgctggcgatcGTGTGCGATGATTACTTTGTGCCCGCGATTGAGCTGATGTGCAAAA AGCTGCAGGTTAAGGAAGATGTTGCTGGAGCTACCTTCATGGCAGCTGCCTCCTCCAGCCCAGAACTGTTTATCAACTGTGTCGGGACGTTCGTCACGAAGGGTGATCTCGGTGTAGGGGCTGTCGTTGGATCGGCCGTGTTTAACATTCTGGCCGTACCGGCCGTATGTGGGTTGCTGGGTGGACAG GTTGTTCAGCTGAGATGGTGGCCAGTTACGCGGGATTCCATGATGTACGGTATGGCGGTTATTGGGTTGATAGCGGTGCTATACGACGATCGTGTCATGTGGTACGAGGCGACCGTTCTCGTATCTGCCTACGTACTATACATTGCAG CCATGTACTGCAACGATCCAATTAATCGGTTTATGTCGAAAACGTTCCGTCGGAAGTCTTACGTTCGTCCGTACACGGAAGTGACCGAAATATCGCCCTTACTGTCGAATGGCGCGAATGGCAAAACGGGTGAAACGAACAAGAACGGGTCCAACGCACAGCACGCCTGTGATAGCGATGCCAGTGATGACAGCTTCGAGGACTACG TTCGCCTGCTGGACGCACTCTTTCCTCTGCCACCAGAGCTTGCCACCTCGCCGTGGAATCACCGGGACGACAATCTGATGGCGTTCATCTGCCGCTGGCCAATAACGTTCATCCTTTGGGTGACAATCCCCGACTGTCGTCGTTATCCACGGCTTCGGTTGGTAACGTTTTTCGCTTGCATCTTCTGGATCGGTATCACATCCTACTTCGTCGCATTTCTTATCACGGTCGTCG GTGACACGATCGACATCCCGGACTCGGTGATGGGACTAACGTTCCTGGCGGCCGGAACCAGCGTACCGGAGGCCGTGTcgagcatcatcgtcaccaatcAGGGCCATGGTGAGATGGGCATCAGCAACTCGATCGGCTCGAACACGTTCGACATTCTGCTCTGCCTGGGATTACCGTGGCTAATCAAGTCGCTCGCCTTCCCGGCCGTTCCCGGGGAACGCTGGGTATCGCTGAACTCTTCTGGCTTGACGTACTCCGCCATCTCGCTGCTGTCCACACTGTGCGGGTTGTATATGGCGTTTTGGTTCAACCGCTTCAAGCTGGACTGGAAGGTGGGCCTTACCTGCCTTTCGATGTACATCGGCTTCCTGACCGTCTCCAGTTTGATCGAGCTAAATGTATTTTTCCCAGTGAATGTTCCTACCTGTCCGCACTGA
- the LOC125957787 gene encoding sodium/potassium/calcium exchanger 3-like has translation MTPALSRLRTVSVFVFLIPATLGMVLIESNIYNIDESTTAGVRLDDPSTILPAGFQNETTVAPIHLTLDERIELEKLTWHWYPWRRINYVVLPDGRNEEEECEENSALDDLPDDIFTQEQRLQGAIVLHFVGAIYFFTIVAYVCSEYFLPSVECICEDLHLTQDVAAATFMAIASTMPEFFTNTISTFIADSDMGLGTVMGSLLFNTLGVAGLAGLATKAPVQLDWWPLTRDAVIFSAHVALLIGFGWDGRIYWYEAMVFFILFFVYFVLMFQNKRLMKVAKKYIEVRWNMCARVIRNIEEDERIANEAQIQQNIATIPNLARKTLEKPAFRPSTASILSEQMAETRMKMGELQIPSRHVVEDPDDYEDMTLWKISSETWYRAVWWWYSWPMRFITKYTIPQPAKYRRWYPLTFVMCIVYLAGCAFMTFWLLSIIGYTFDIPESVMGLTFLAFGGCMPEAVSAVIVIRSGSGAMGVSNAMGANSLAILFSLGLPWFIKTLADGGSGANAYLVIASYGLQYSIIALLGAVIFLYVVIYIALYKLRKIVGLILFIGYGIIVAFMILNELDVIIPSGDKC, from the exons ATGACACCAGCGCTCTCCCGTCTTCGGACGGTCAGtgtatttgtatttttaattCCGGCGACTCTGGGCATGGTGTTAATTGAAAGTAATATCTACAACATCGATGAATCAA CCACTGCTGGTGTGCGATTGGATGATCCGTCCACGATACTGCCTGCGGGATTCCAAAATGAAACAACGGTAGCACCGATACACTTAACACTCGACGAAAGGATAGAGCTAGAAAAGCTAACCTGGCACTGGTACCCGTGGCGACGGATCAACTATGTGGTGCTGCCAGATGGTCGtaatgaggaggaggaatgtgAAGAAAACTCTGCCCTCGACGATTTGCCCGACGATATTTTCACAC AGGAACAAcggttgcaaggagcgatcgtGCTGCATTTTGTCGGTGCCATCTATTTCTTCACCATTGTTGCTTATGTGTGCAGCGAGTACTTCTTGCCATCGGTGGAGTGTATCTGCGAGGATCTGCATCTCACACAG GATGTAGCTGCGGCCACCTTCATGGCTATTGCCTCAACGATGCCTGAATTTTTCACCAACACAATCAGTACCTTCATTGCGGATTCCGACATGGGTTTGGGCACGGTTATGGGTTCTTTGTTGTTCAATACACTTGGCGTAGCaggactggctggcttggcAACGAAAGCG CCGGTTCAACTGGACTGGTGGCCACTGACACGTGATGCGGTCATTTTCTCTGCCCACGTGGCGCTCCTCATCGGATTCGGCTGGGATGGACGAATCTACTGGTACGAAGCGATGGTATTCTTCATTCTCTTCTTCGTGTACTTCGTGTTAATGTTCCAGAATAAGCGGCTTATGAAGGTAGCTAAGAAGTACATCGAAGTGAGGTGGAACATGTGCGCCCGGGTTATTCGTAACATAGAGGAGGACGAACGGATTGCGAACGAAGCGCAGATACAGCAGAACATTGCGACCATACCGAACCTTGCGCGTAAGACACTGGAAAAGCCTGCATTCCGGCCATCGACTGCTTCCATTCTTTCCGAGCAGATGGCAGAGACCAGGATGAAGATGGGCGAACTACAGA TTCCTTCTCGCCACGTGGTGGAAGATCCCGATGACTACGAGGACATGACGTTATGGAAGATCTCGTCCGAAACATGGTACCGagccgtctggtggtggtacagctGGCCGATGCGGTTCATCACCAAGTATACCATTCCACAGCCGGCCAAATATCGCCGCTGGTACCCGCTGACATTCGTCATGTGCATAGTCTATTTGGCTGGATGTGCCTTCATGACTTTCTGGTTGCTGTCCATCATCGGTTACACCTTCGACATTCCGGAATCGGTCATGGGACTGACGTTTTTGGCGTTCGGAGGCTGCATGCCGGAAGCAGTGTCCGCCGTTATCGTCATCCGGTCAGGCAGTGGAGCCATGGGCGTTTCTAACGCAATGGGTGCCAATTCGCTAGCCATTTTATTCTCGCTAGGGTTACCGTGGTTTATCAAAACTCTAGCCGATGGGGGTAGTGGCGCTAATGCGTACTTGGTGATCGCTTCCTATGGGTTACAGTACTCGATCATAGCTCTGCTTGGTGCTGTCATCTTCCTCTATGTAGTGATCTACATCGCCTTGTACAAGCTACGTAAGATTGTCGGTCTGATTCTGTTTATTGGCTATGGAATCATCGTTGCCTTTATGATATTGAACGAGCTGGATGTGATCATACCGTCAGGAGACAAATGCTGA
- the LOC125956789 gene encoding sodium/potassium/calcium exchanger 4 isoform X1: protein MDESDYWGLARSNDMNCTPPAIDDFPRDLFTEEQRQNGAVVLHAIASLYLFVALAVVCDKYFVPAVEKICQALNMSNDVAGATFMAAATSAPELFVNVIGTFITEGDIGVGTIVGSAVFNILAVAACCGIGAGMVVPLDWWPLTRDCLAYGITVAILICIIHDERVEWYEALILVLLYIVYIAVMYYDKSFQKCARGGLKHARKRRSNDTSSSLKSVSSRTQEAIEARAPLRIGHFQQNGNLKNVAHADAGATELTSASAVVDVEMQIKPSGDLRPAATATTTTTMAPAGTVGPIQETSIVNSREEREPASRTVDDEAPERPPPPPSPVTPPTQDLDRSEESKLNGGSNGTAPAANGSDAGSDTVKERSTKNGHGVAGPSAEAVVRALESGSAIEEPNCPGTNEDINAAGDTDGNDDDDEEFRLLRYPLGKSAFTQFYWIITWPIHLLFMFTIPNCEKPRFRNWFPLTFTMCIVWIGSLSYVVAWMITIIGDTLKIPDSVMGITFLAAGTSVPEAVSSVIVAKQGHGSMGISNSIGSNTFDILLCLGLPWFIKAAFSPIKPGHHWVGINSAGLEYSAISLLSTLLMLYIAFSLNKFKLDRRVGNACLIMYAVFLILASLIELNVFFRVNLPTCGR from the exons ATGGACGAATCGGACTACTGGGGATTGGCGCGAAGCAATG ATATGAACTGCACACCACCTGCCATCGACGACTTTCCCCGAGACCTGTTCACCGAGGAGCAGCGCCAGAATGGAGCAGTAGTGTTACACGCAATCGCTAGTTTATATTTATTTGTAGCTTTGGCCGTAGTTTGTGATAAGTATTTTGTACCTGCCGTTGAGAAGATATGCCAAG CGCTCAACATGTCCAACGATGTGGCGGGCGCTACGTTTATGGCAGCCGCTACCTCCGCGCCGGAGCTGTTTGTCAACGTGATAGGCACGTTTATCACGGAGGGTGACATCGGCGTCGGCACTATTGTGGGGTCGGCCGTCTTCAATATCCTGGCGGTGGCCGCCTGCTGTGGCATCGGTGCCGGGATG GTAGTACCGCTCGATTGGTGGCCGCTGACGCGGGATTGCCTGGCATACGGTATCACGGTGGCCATCCTGATTTGCATCATCCATGATGAGCGCGTCGAATGGTACGAAGCGCTGATACTAGTGCTGCTCTATATCGTCTACATTGCTGTCATGTACTACGACAAATCGTTCCAGAAATGTGCCCGGG GTGGCTTGAAGCACGCCCGAAAGCGAAGATCCAACGACACATCTAGTAGCCTAAAATCCGTATCCAGCAGAACGCAAG AGGCAATTGAGGCGCGCGCACCACTGCGCATCGGTCACTTCCAGCAGAACGGCAACTTGAAGAACGTCGCCCATGCGGATGCAGGCGCTACCGAATTGACGTCAGCATCGGCCGTGGTGGACGTAGAGATGCAAATTAAGCCATCGGGCGATTTACGTCCCGcagcgacggcaacgacgacgacgacaatggcaCCGGCTGGTACCGTCGGACCGATCCAGGAGACCTCGATTGTCAATTCACGAGAGGAACGAGAGCCGGCGAGTCGTACGGTGGATGATGAAGCTCCAGaacggccaccgccaccgccgagtCCCGTTACTCCTCCTACCCAAGATCTCGATAGATCGGAGGAGAGTAAGCTGAACGGCGGTAGTAACGGAACAGCGCCCGCCGCGAACGGAAGTGATGCTGGCAGTGACACTGTGAAGGAGCGGAGTACTAAAAATGGTCACGGAGTTGCTGGACCATCGGCTGAGGCGGTGGTTCGGGCTCTCGAGAGTGGTTCAGCGATAGAAGAGCCTAACTGCCCCGGAACTAACGAGGATATCAATGCTGCGGGCGACACCgacggtaacgacgacgatgatgaggagttCCGGTTGCTAAGGTATCCGCTGGGCAAGAGTGCGTTTACGCAGTTCTACTGGATCATTACATGGCCGATTCATCTGCTGTTCATGTTTACGATTCCGAATTGCGAGAAACCGAGGTTCCGGAACTGGTTCCCGCTGACCTTCACTATGTGCATCGTTTGGATCGGTTCCCTATCATACGTGGTCGCCTGGATGATAACCATAATCG GGGACACGCTGAAGATACCTGATTCGGTTATGGGCATCACATTCCTGGCGGCGGGCACCAGCGTACCAGAGGCGGTTTCCAGTGTCATAGTAGCGAAGCAAG GTCATGGTTCTATGGGCATTAGCAACTCGATCGGCTCGAATACGTTCGACATTCTGCTCTGTCTAGGATTGCCCTGGTTCATCAAAGCGGCCTTCTCGCCGATCAAACCGGGACACCACTGGGTTGGCATCAATTCGGCTGGCTTGGAGTATTCCGCCATCTCGCTGCTATCGACACTCCTCATGCTGTACATTGCGTTCTCGCTGAACAAGTTCAAGTTGGATCGGCGTGTTGGCAACGCGTGTCTCATCATGTACGCGGTATTCCTTATCCTGGCAAGCCTGATCGAGCTAAACGTGTTCTTCCGCGTTAACCTGCCAACGTGTGGCCGGTGA
- the LOC125956789 gene encoding sodium/potassium/calcium exchanger 4 isoform X2, with the protein MNCTPPAIDDFPRDLFTEEQRQNGAVVLHAIASLYLFVALAVVCDKYFVPAVEKICQALNMSNDVAGATFMAAATSAPELFVNVIGTFITEGDIGVGTIVGSAVFNILAVAACCGIGAGMVVPLDWWPLTRDCLAYGITVAILICIIHDERVEWYEALILVLLYIVYIAVMYYDKSFQKCARGGLKHARKRRSNDTSSSLKSVSSRTQEAIEARAPLRIGHFQQNGNLKNVAHADAGATELTSASAVVDVEMQIKPSGDLRPAATATTTTTMAPAGTVGPIQETSIVNSREEREPASRTVDDEAPERPPPPPSPVTPPTQDLDRSEESKLNGGSNGTAPAANGSDAGSDTVKERSTKNGHGVAGPSAEAVVRALESGSAIEEPNCPGTNEDINAAGDTDGNDDDDEEFRLLRYPLGKSAFTQFYWIITWPIHLLFMFTIPNCEKPRFRNWFPLTFTMCIVWIGSLSYVVAWMITIIGDTLKIPDSVMGITFLAAGTSVPEAVSSVIVAKQGHGSMGISNSIGSNTFDILLCLGLPWFIKAAFSPIKPGHHWVGINSAGLEYSAISLLSTLLMLYIAFSLNKFKLDRRVGNACLIMYAVFLILASLIELNVFFRVNLPTCGR; encoded by the exons ATGAACTGCACACCACCTGCCATCGACGACTTTCCCCGAGACCTGTTCACCGAGGAGCAGCGCCAGAATGGAGCAGTAGTGTTACACGCAATCGCTAGTTTATATTTATTTGTAGCTTTGGCCGTAGTTTGTGATAAGTATTTTGTACCTGCCGTTGAGAAGATATGCCAAG CGCTCAACATGTCCAACGATGTGGCGGGCGCTACGTTTATGGCAGCCGCTACCTCCGCGCCGGAGCTGTTTGTCAACGTGATAGGCACGTTTATCACGGAGGGTGACATCGGCGTCGGCACTATTGTGGGGTCGGCCGTCTTCAATATCCTGGCGGTGGCCGCCTGCTGTGGCATCGGTGCCGGGATG GTAGTACCGCTCGATTGGTGGCCGCTGACGCGGGATTGCCTGGCATACGGTATCACGGTGGCCATCCTGATTTGCATCATCCATGATGAGCGCGTCGAATGGTACGAAGCGCTGATACTAGTGCTGCTCTATATCGTCTACATTGCTGTCATGTACTACGACAAATCGTTCCAGAAATGTGCCCGGG GTGGCTTGAAGCACGCCCGAAAGCGAAGATCCAACGACACATCTAGTAGCCTAAAATCCGTATCCAGCAGAACGCAAG AGGCAATTGAGGCGCGCGCACCACTGCGCATCGGTCACTTCCAGCAGAACGGCAACTTGAAGAACGTCGCCCATGCGGATGCAGGCGCTACCGAATTGACGTCAGCATCGGCCGTGGTGGACGTAGAGATGCAAATTAAGCCATCGGGCGATTTACGTCCCGcagcgacggcaacgacgacgacgacaatggcaCCGGCTGGTACCGTCGGACCGATCCAGGAGACCTCGATTGTCAATTCACGAGAGGAACGAGAGCCGGCGAGTCGTACGGTGGATGATGAAGCTCCAGaacggccaccgccaccgccgagtCCCGTTACTCCTCCTACCCAAGATCTCGATAGATCGGAGGAGAGTAAGCTGAACGGCGGTAGTAACGGAACAGCGCCCGCCGCGAACGGAAGTGATGCTGGCAGTGACACTGTGAAGGAGCGGAGTACTAAAAATGGTCACGGAGTTGCTGGACCATCGGCTGAGGCGGTGGTTCGGGCTCTCGAGAGTGGTTCAGCGATAGAAGAGCCTAACTGCCCCGGAACTAACGAGGATATCAATGCTGCGGGCGACACCgacggtaacgacgacgatgatgaggagttCCGGTTGCTAAGGTATCCGCTGGGCAAGAGTGCGTTTACGCAGTTCTACTGGATCATTACATGGCCGATTCATCTGCTGTTCATGTTTACGATTCCGAATTGCGAGAAACCGAGGTTCCGGAACTGGTTCCCGCTGACCTTCACTATGTGCATCGTTTGGATCGGTTCCCTATCATACGTGGTCGCCTGGATGATAACCATAATCG GGGACACGCTGAAGATACCTGATTCGGTTATGGGCATCACATTCCTGGCGGCGGGCACCAGCGTACCAGAGGCGGTTTCCAGTGTCATAGTAGCGAAGCAAG GTCATGGTTCTATGGGCATTAGCAACTCGATCGGCTCGAATACGTTCGACATTCTGCTCTGTCTAGGATTGCCCTGGTTCATCAAAGCGGCCTTCTCGCCGATCAAACCGGGACACCACTGGGTTGGCATCAATTCGGCTGGCTTGGAGTATTCCGCCATCTCGCTGCTATCGACACTCCTCATGCTGTACATTGCGTTCTCGCTGAACAAGTTCAAGTTGGATCGGCGTGTTGGCAACGCGTGTCTCATCATGTACGCGGTATTCCTTATCCTGGCAAGCCTGATCGAGCTAAACGTGTTCTTCCGCGTTAACCTGCCAACGTGTGGCCGGTGA
- the LOC125956789 gene encoding sodium/potassium/calcium exchanger 5 isoform X3 yields MDESDYWGLARSNDMNCTPPAIDDFPRDLFTEEQRQNGAVVLHAIASLYLFVALAVVCDKYFVPAVEKICQALNMSNDVAGATFMAAATSAPELFVNVIGTFITEGDIGVGTIVGSAVFNILAVAACCGIGAGMVVPLDWWPLTRDCLAYGITVAILICIIHDERVEWYEALILVLLYIVYIAVMYYDKSFQKCAREAIEARAPLRIGHFQQNGNLKNVAHADAGATELTSASAVVDVEMQIKPSGDLRPAATATTTTTMAPAGTVGPIQETSIVNSREEREPASRTVDDEAPERPPPPPSPVTPPTQDLDRSEESKLNGGSNGTAPAANGSDAGSDTVKERSTKNGHGVAGPSAEAVVRALESGSAIEEPNCPGTNEDINAAGDTDGNDDDDEEFRLLRYPLGKSAFTQFYWIITWPIHLLFMFTIPNCEKPRFRNWFPLTFTMCIVWIGSLSYVVAWMITIIGDTLKIPDSVMGITFLAAGTSVPEAVSSVIVAKQGHGSMGISNSIGSNTFDILLCLGLPWFIKAAFSPIKPGHHWVGINSAGLEYSAISLLSTLLMLYIAFSLNKFKLDRRVGNACLIMYAVFLILASLIELNVFFRVNLPTCGR; encoded by the exons ATGGACGAATCGGACTACTGGGGATTGGCGCGAAGCAATG ATATGAACTGCACACCACCTGCCATCGACGACTTTCCCCGAGACCTGTTCACCGAGGAGCAGCGCCAGAATGGAGCAGTAGTGTTACACGCAATCGCTAGTTTATATTTATTTGTAGCTTTGGCCGTAGTTTGTGATAAGTATTTTGTACCTGCCGTTGAGAAGATATGCCAAG CGCTCAACATGTCCAACGATGTGGCGGGCGCTACGTTTATGGCAGCCGCTACCTCCGCGCCGGAGCTGTTTGTCAACGTGATAGGCACGTTTATCACGGAGGGTGACATCGGCGTCGGCACTATTGTGGGGTCGGCCGTCTTCAATATCCTGGCGGTGGCCGCCTGCTGTGGCATCGGTGCCGGGATG GTAGTACCGCTCGATTGGTGGCCGCTGACGCGGGATTGCCTGGCATACGGTATCACGGTGGCCATCCTGATTTGCATCATCCATGATGAGCGCGTCGAATGGTACGAAGCGCTGATACTAGTGCTGCTCTATATCGTCTACATTGCTGTCATGTACTACGACAAATCGTTCCAGAAATGTGCCCGGG AGGCAATTGAGGCGCGCGCACCACTGCGCATCGGTCACTTCCAGCAGAACGGCAACTTGAAGAACGTCGCCCATGCGGATGCAGGCGCTACCGAATTGACGTCAGCATCGGCCGTGGTGGACGTAGAGATGCAAATTAAGCCATCGGGCGATTTACGTCCCGcagcgacggcaacgacgacgacgacaatggcaCCGGCTGGTACCGTCGGACCGATCCAGGAGACCTCGATTGTCAATTCACGAGAGGAACGAGAGCCGGCGAGTCGTACGGTGGATGATGAAGCTCCAGaacggccaccgccaccgccgagtCCCGTTACTCCTCCTACCCAAGATCTCGATAGATCGGAGGAGAGTAAGCTGAACGGCGGTAGTAACGGAACAGCGCCCGCCGCGAACGGAAGTGATGCTGGCAGTGACACTGTGAAGGAGCGGAGTACTAAAAATGGTCACGGAGTTGCTGGACCATCGGCTGAGGCGGTGGTTCGGGCTCTCGAGAGTGGTTCAGCGATAGAAGAGCCTAACTGCCCCGGAACTAACGAGGATATCAATGCTGCGGGCGACACCgacggtaacgacgacgatgatgaggagttCCGGTTGCTAAGGTATCCGCTGGGCAAGAGTGCGTTTACGCAGTTCTACTGGATCATTACATGGCCGATTCATCTGCTGTTCATGTTTACGATTCCGAATTGCGAGAAACCGAGGTTCCGGAACTGGTTCCCGCTGACCTTCACTATGTGCATCGTTTGGATCGGTTCCCTATCATACGTGGTCGCCTGGATGATAACCATAATCG GGGACACGCTGAAGATACCTGATTCGGTTATGGGCATCACATTCCTGGCGGCGGGCACCAGCGTACCAGAGGCGGTTTCCAGTGTCATAGTAGCGAAGCAAG GTCATGGTTCTATGGGCATTAGCAACTCGATCGGCTCGAATACGTTCGACATTCTGCTCTGTCTAGGATTGCCCTGGTTCATCAAAGCGGCCTTCTCGCCGATCAAACCGGGACACCACTGGGTTGGCATCAATTCGGCTGGCTTGGAGTATTCCGCCATCTCGCTGCTATCGACACTCCTCATGCTGTACATTGCGTTCTCGCTGAACAAGTTCAAGTTGGATCGGCGTGTTGGCAACGCGTGTCTCATCATGTACGCGGTATTCCTTATCCTGGCAAGCCTGATCGAGCTAAACGTGTTCTTCCGCGTTAACCTGCCAACGTGTGGCCGGTGA